The bacterium genome includes a window with the following:
- the acs gene encoding acetate--CoA ligase alpha subunit, translating into MKNENARCIFSPKSIAVIGASTHQDAVGRILFANILFSGYTGIVYPVNPKARGILGVRAYHSVWDIPGEVDLAVIIVPASSVPVVMEECGEKGIKAAIIISAGFKEIGEKGAEIEKTVIEIAKKYSIAVLGPNCLGIINTDPEISFNATFVTSMLKPGNIAFISQSGALGVAALEYASENNIGLSKFVSIGNKSDLTETDMLAMMKDDPNTDVILLYLEDLTEPKRFLELAREITGDIPKRKPILAIKSGRTIEGAKAASSHTGALASSDDAYEYFFHQCGVLRVETLEELFDYARAFANQPLPKGNRVAIITNGGGPGIMATDTCIRYGVQLADFDKKTTSNLKNGLPPTSNINNPIDLIGDAREDRYALALKSVLEDKNVDGVIIVICTIQPITILQNIAYVITEMMPKYQKPIMVCWMGITDISSVLKILDEKNIPHYKFPEVASRALAKMCEYSQWVARPRTQVRIFNDVDKKKVEEVISLAKTQKRRFLPEPETYEILKAYGFPVLDFRLAKNEQEATQYAQEVGYPVALKIVSPEILHKLDVGGVRLNIENEKDLRKAYQEMTLKFTNYTVWGVLVQKMAKKGKEIILGMNKDLHFGNLLMFGLGGAYVEVLKDVTFRIAPIRELGAYHMIEKIRGYKILTGYRGEKPSDIDIIAECLERLSQLVCDFEEIEELDINPLIVFEKGKGAKIVDARILILSLPISFTGQCY; encoded by the coding sequence GTGAAAAATGAAAATGCCAGATGTATATTTTCACCTAAATCAATTGCGGTTATAGGCGCCTCTACTCATCAAGATGCAGTAGGCAGGATTTTGTTTGCCAATATATTGTTTTCTGGATATACAGGTATTGTCTATCCGGTAAATCCGAAGGCAAGAGGCATTTTAGGCGTTAGGGCATATCACTCTGTCTGGGATATTCCAGGGGAAGTAGATCTAGCTGTAATTATCGTGCCAGCATCAAGCGTGCCTGTTGTTATGGAGGAATGTGGAGAAAAGGGTATAAAAGCCGCCATAATCATCAGTGCTGGATTTAAAGAAATAGGTGAAAAAGGAGCAGAGATTGAAAAAACGGTGATAGAGATTGCGAAAAAATATTCTATTGCGGTTCTTGGCCCCAATTGTCTTGGTATAATTAATACTGACCCGGAGATTTCTTTTAATGCGACTTTTGTTACAAGTATGCTAAAACCCGGTAATATCGCCTTTATTTCTCAATCCGGTGCTCTGGGTGTAGCGGCACTTGAATATGCCTCAGAGAATAATATCGGGCTGTCAAAATTCGTCTCGATTGGGAATAAATCTGATTTAACCGAAACTGATATGCTGGCGATGATGAAGGATGACCCAAATACAGATGTGATTCTGCTCTACCTTGAGGACCTCACAGAACCAAAAAGATTCTTAGAACTGGCAAGAGAGATAACCGGGGATATTCCGAAAAGAAAGCCAATATTAGCCATAAAATCAGGACGCACTATCGAAGGAGCAAAAGCGGCTTCGTCTCATACCGGGGCATTAGCCAGTTCAGACGACGCTTATGAGTATTTCTTCCATCAATGCGGCGTGTTAAGGGTAGAAACGCTTGAAGAACTATTTGATTATGCCCGCGCATTTGCCAATCAACCACTTCCAAAAGGAAATCGAGTCGCAATTATCACTAATGGTGGTGGTCCCGGGATAATGGCAACAGATACCTGTATCAGATATGGCGTGCAATTAGCAGATTTTGATAAAAAAACCACTTCAAACTTAAAAAATGGCTTACCACCAACTTCAAACATAAATAATCCCATTGACCTTATTGGAGATGCCAGAGAAGACCGCTATGCACTTGCCTTGAAATCTGTTCTGGAAGATAAAAATGTAGATGGTGTCATAATTGTTATCTGCACTATTCAGCCAATAACTATCTTACAAAATATCGCTTATGTTATTACTGAAATGATGCCCAAATACCAGAAACCCATTATGGTTTGCTGGATGGGAATAACTGATATATCCAGTGTTTTAAAGATTCTTGATGAAAAAAATATCCCCCATTATAAATTTCCAGAAGTGGCGTCAAGAGCACTGGCAAAGATGTGCGAATATAGTCAATGGGTAGCACGACCTCGAACACAGGTTCGAATATTCAATGATGTTGATAAAAAGAAAGTAGAAGAAGTCATTTCTCTTGCAAAAACACAAAAAAGAAGATTTTTACCCGAGCCAGAGACTTATGAGATTTTAAAGGCGTATGGATTTCCTGTTTTAGACTTCCGATTAGCAAAAAATGAACAAGAAGCCACTCAATACGCTCAGGAAGTCGGCTATCCAGTAGCCTTGAAGATAGTTTCTCCAGAAATCCTTCATAAACTGGATGTGGGTGGCGTCCGATTAAACATTGAAAATGAAAAAGATTTGAGAAAGGCATATCAGGAGATGACTCTGAAATTTACTAACTACACTGTTTGGGGTGTCCTTGTTCAAAAGATGGCAAAGAAAGGGAAAGAAATCATTCTTGGAATGAATAAAGATTTACACTTTGGCAATTTGCTTATGTTTGGATTAGGTGGTGCTTATGTCGAGGTGTTAAAAGATGTAACATTCAGGATTGCTCCAATTCGTGAACTTGGTGCTTACCATATGATAGAAAAGATTCGCGGCTATAAAATATTGACCGGTTATCGAGGTGAAAAACCATCTGATATTGACATCATTGCTGAATGTTTAGAAAGGTTATCCCAGTTAGTATGTGATTTTGAAGAAATAGAGGAATTAGATATTAACCCTTTGATTGTGTTTGAAAAAGGTAAAGGGGCGAAGATAGTTGATGCCCGTATCTTGATATTATCCTTACCCATATCTTTTACTGGACAATGTTATTAA
- a CDS encoding DUF362 domain-containing protein — protein sequence MSKVAVLKTKPETILEDYKRLMKLAEYESFLPRDKVVLLKINISWHHWYPACSTTPWQLEGVIKTLLDDGYPPQNIIGAHNRTVVVNDRIGEVNNKHKLVIDKYGLSTVYLNEKPIEWVRYEPKGKMLVLDKVYPEGILIPKMFQGKSIIHLPTVKTHVFTTITGAMKNAFGGLLSQKRHWTHSVIHETLVDLLTIQKEIHSGIFAVMDGTIAGSGPGPRCMEPHVIDYILASSDQVAIDAISAKIQGFDPLSLGFIRLAHEMGLGCGNPNEIEIVGEDISGVNFGFKCGDTFASKGQKAIYHGFLKPFEHILLRTPIVPWSYAASRLYHDLYWYPAVGKKRVNEMLKTDWGQLFLNYK from the coding sequence ATGAGTAAAGTTGCAGTTTTAAAAACAAAGCCGGAAACGATACTCGAGGATTATAAACGGTTAATGAAATTAGCCGAATATGAGAGCTTTTTACCCAGGGATAAAGTTGTTCTTCTTAAAATTAACATCTCCTGGCATCACTGGTATCCGGCGTGCTCAACTACACCCTGGCAATTAGAAGGAGTAATAAAAACCCTTCTTGATGACGGCTATCCACCACAAAATATCATTGGTGCCCATAATCGCACTGTTGTCGTCAATGATAGAATCGGAGAGGTAAATAATAAACATAAGTTAGTGATAGATAAATATGGTCTATCTACGGTTTATTTGAATGAGAAACCCATAGAGTGGGTAAGATACGAACCGAAAGGGAAAATGCTTGTTCTGGATAAGGTGTATCCAGAAGGTATTCTTATTCCAAAGATGTTTCAGGGGAAGAGTATCATTCACCTGCCAACAGTGAAAACGCATGTGTTCACTACGATTACTGGGGCGATGAAGAATGCCTTTGGAGGTCTTTTATCCCAAAAAAGACACTGGACACACAGCGTTATTCATGAGACCCTGGTTGACCTTTTAACTATTCAAAAGGAGATTCATAGCGGCATTTTTGCAGTGATGGATGGAACTATTGCGGGCAGTGGTCCTGGCCCACGCTGTATGGAACCACATGTTATAGATTACATCTTAGCCAGTTCTGACCAGGTAGCAATTGATGCTATCTCCGCTAAAATCCAGGGATTTGACCCACTCTCGCTCGGCTTCATTCGGCTGGCACACGAAATGGGGCTGGGGTGTGGTAACCCAAATGAAATAGAGATAGTGGGTGAGGATATATCAGGTGTCAACTTTGGCTTTAAGTGTGGTGATACCTTTGCCAGTAAAGGTCAGAAGGCAATATATCACGGTTTCCTCAAACCGTTTGAACATATTTTACTTCGCACACCAATCGTCCCCTGGTCTTATGCCGCATCAAGGCTTTATCATGATTTATACTGGTATCCTGCTGTTGGGAAAAAAAGGGTTAATGAGATGCTTAAAACAGACTGGGGACAACTTTTTCTTAACTACAAATAA
- a CDS encoding O-antigen ligase family protein translates to MKEYFNTLKEKITSFWIEVKYNKELPSAIMIAVSIVLCMAMGFLFLCPLVSIRNATLIGLCIVGGIGILLEPYWGVLFVIFLYFLMSCDIKYAPSDTRAIFYITPVVVGSWLFNMIVKRNFRFVKCWQNIAILGLIAVAYLSTINAVYPEKSIEDSGVFAKRMLFYLLFLNLIDSFKRLNLAYWIVSGGSGGLALLSIRTFILGGSMKRVEVGGGQLAGSNALAHMVVMTIPFFFYKIFSKNRLEKIGGIIFLPISIFSIIATASRGGSIGAGVVLLSLALTSKKKLKSFLILSGIIWLGIMFAPPIYWERMNSIKSYEEDASATHRIDVWKAGIEMWKEHPLIGIGQENFQYVVRGYLPWDSKIEQLVPHNTYIKFLAQGGTIALFSYLLLLFFNFTDLWRVRKSAKEEFQGINVYNLSRAVEIGLIGHMTSAIFIDKTDFEPFYWFSALAALLRYFLKYEDGLAKEDENLGRVPK, encoded by the coding sequence ATGAAGGAATATTTTAATACTCTGAAAGAAAAGATAACCTCATTCTGGATAGAGGTTAAATATAATAAGGAATTACCATCGGCAATAATGATTGCGGTAAGCATAGTTTTATGTATGGCGATGGGATTTCTGTTTTTATGTCCTCTTGTTTCCATCAGGAATGCGACCCTGATTGGATTATGTATTGTGGGAGGTATAGGTATTCTCCTTGAGCCTTATTGGGGAGTTCTATTCGTAATCTTTTTATATTTTCTTATGTCATGTGATATAAAATATGCTCCATCAGATACAAGGGCAATATTTTACATAACACCAGTAGTTGTGGGGAGTTGGTTATTTAATATGATAGTTAAACGAAATTTTAGATTTGTTAAATGCTGGCAAAACATTGCTATTTTAGGACTAATAGCTGTGGCATATCTTTCCACTATTAATGCCGTTTATCCAGAAAAGTCTATTGAGGACTCCGGTGTATTTGCTAAAAGAATGCTATTTTATCTCCTTTTTCTAAATTTAATAGACTCCTTTAAAAGACTTAATCTTGCCTATTGGATAGTATCAGGAGGTAGCGGGGGATTAGCTCTTTTATCCATCCGCACATTCATTCTGGGAGGTTCAATGAAGAGAGTAGAGGTAGGTGGAGGGCAGTTAGCGGGTTCTAATGCCCTTGCCCATATGGTCGTAATGACAATACCATTTTTTTTCTATAAGATTTTTAGCAAGAATCGATTGGAGAAAATTGGGGGTATTATTTTCTTACCAATCTCAATCTTTTCTATCATTGCTACTGCCTCTCGAGGTGGTTCTATTGGTGCTGGAGTAGTTCTACTATCCCTTGCCCTTACCTCAAAAAAGAAATTAAAATCATTCCTTATATTAAGTGGAATAATATGGTTAGGAATAATGTTTGCTCCCCCTATTTATTGGGAGAGAATGAATTCAATTAAGAGTTATGAGGAGGATGCCTCAGCTACTCATCGAATTGATGTATGGAAGGCAGGTATTGAGATGTGGAAAGAGCATCCTTTAATTGGTATAGGACAGGAAAATTTTCAGTATGTAGTTAGAGGCTATCTCCCATGGGATAGTAAAATCGAACAACTTGTTCCGCATAATACATATATAAAATTCTTAGCTCAAGGGGGGACTATTGCTTTATTCTCTTACCTGTTATTATTATTTTTTAATTTTACAGATTTATGGCGGGTAAGGAAATCAGCAAAAGAAGAATTTCAAGGGATTAATGTTTACAATCTAAGTCGAGCAGTTGAAATTGGCTTAATAGGACATATGACAAGTGCCATATTTATAGACAAGACAGACTTTGAACCATTTTATTGGTTTTCGGCTTTAGCCGCACTTCTTAGATATTTTCTTAAATATGAAGATGGTCTGGCTAAAGAGGATGAAAATTTAGGTCGTGTCCCCAAATAA
- a CDS encoding glycoside hydrolase domain-containing protein — MEIIILLLILLSSSPAFSSVNIWVTGEYEKVNPITGNVYEEDPRKYNAKPIIGEYKDKNYFFDKNLNTISLQGAKNEYVGFQVVIEAENTKLKDVDISVSNLTGQGVIQSRENIELFREWYIKLNNEWYPDALIPFEIPDYGAPFDIPASTQPIIGQKNQAVWCDIYIPKNIPAGDYQGTLKVTQTKKLLKTLNIKLKVLNFVLPDDYSLKAILNDYIWISKGFDVDRKDARYITIEEKFHKMAREHGFTLSEVSYNQDGGMKGNYAPIIEGNGDKIKVVDWRAFYNQFNKYFSPKDNIFCECKRGTGRPLSSFILPFNCNWPAKWGEDKNSRRYTTPEYRTEYIRICQQFEDYFNKQGWTQTQFQIYFNHKTTMSKLIPWRMDEPRYPSKESPQNPYADYDALKYYAELTKQGFKNIGAGKKIMYTKSAKFVFRIDIGRYYEYLSSDKRLNGYVGLWNVGLGSDISDAENRHRQDEEIWFYGSLPAVNKKSFCDNEDDKEIDILWEIWKAKVDGICFWSCASWKDDPYVYLDEEDGTALAFYPGSKFNLDIPIPSLRLKVLRTDLQTYEYIVEIIRRNGGDRKIVDSIFKKSRQKVSDCYKIKQLLINNL, encoded by the coding sequence ATGGAGATTATCATATTATTACTGATTCTATTATCTTCTTCTCCTGCTTTTTCTTCAGTTAATATCTGGGTAACCGGAGAATATGAAAAGGTCAATCCTATCACTGGAAATGTATATGAGGAAGACCCGCGAAAATATAACGCTAAACCAATAATTGGCGAATATAAAGACAAAAATTACTTCTTTGATAAAAACCTTAATACTATTTCCCTTCAGGGGGCAAAGAATGAATATGTAGGATTTCAAGTAGTTATTGAGGCAGAGAATACAAAACTTAAGGATGTAGATATTTCAGTCAGTAATTTAACAGGCCAGGGAGTTATTCAAAGCAGAGAGAATATTGAGCTATTTCGTGAGTGGTATATAAAACTAAATAATGAATGGTATCCGGATGCGTTAATACCTTTTGAAATCCCTGACTATGGTGCCCCATTTGATATTCCTGCTTCTACCCAACCTATTATCGGACAAAAAAACCAGGCTGTCTGGTGTGATATTTACATACCTAAAAATATTCCTGCTGGTGATTATCAAGGGACTCTTAAGGTTACCCAGACTAAAAAATTACTTAAAACACTAAATATTAAACTTAAGGTATTAAATTTTGTCCTTCCGGATGATTATTCATTAAAGGCTATTTTAAATGATTATATCTGGATATCAAAAGGATTTGATGTTGACCGTAAAGATGCACGATACATAACCATTGAAGAGAAATTTCATAAAATGGCACGGGAACATGGATTTACCCTTAGTGAAGTATCCTATAATCAAGATGGTGGAATGAAGGGGAATTATGCCCCCATTATTGAAGGTAATGGGGATAAAATTAAGGTAGTGGATTGGAGGGCATTTTATAATCAGTTTAATAAATACTTCTCACCAAAAGATAATATTTTTTGTGAATGCAAGCGAGGGACCGGCAGACCATTATCATCTTTTATATTGCCATTTAATTGTAATTGGCCGGCGAAATGGGGCGAAGATAAAAATTCAAGACGATATACGACTCCAGAATATAGAACAGAATATATAAGAATATGTCAACAATTTGAAGATTATTTTAATAAACAGGGTTGGACACAAACCCAATTTCAGATATATTTTAACCATAAAACAACGATGTCTAAATTAATTCCCTGGCGGATGGATGAACCCAGATACCCATCTAAAGAATCTCCCCAAAATCCCTATGCTGATTATGATGCGTTGAAATACTATGCAGAATTAACAAAACAAGGATTTAAAAATATAGGTGCGGGAAAGAAAATTATGTATACTAAATCTGCAAAGTTTGTTTTTAGAATTGATATTGGTCGGTATTATGAGTATCTTTCCTCAGATAAAAGACTAAATGGCTATGTTGGATTATGGAATGTTGGACTGGGGAGTGATATTTCTGATGCGGAAAATAGACATAGGCAGGATGAAGAAATCTGGTTTTATGGAAGTCTGCCTGCGGTAAATAAAAAATCTTTTTGTGACAATGAAGATGATAAAGAAATAGATATATTATGGGAAATATGGAAAGCAAAAGTTGATGGAATTTGCTTCTGGAGTTGTGCCTCATGGAAAGATGACCCTTATGTCTATCTTGATGAAGAAGATGGCACTGCATTAGCTTTTTATCCTGGTAGTAAATTTAATCTCGATATTCCTATCCCATCTCTACGACTAAAAGTCCTTCGCACAGACCTACAAACTTATGAATACATCGTAGAGATAATCCGGAGAAATGGTGGAGATAGAAAAATAGTCGATAGTATCTTTAAAAAATCAAGGCAGAAAGTTAGTGACTGCTATAAGATAAAACAGCTATTAATAAATAATCTGTAA